A stretch of DNA from Longimicrobium sp.:
GGAGCTGCGACCTGCAGGCGTACACCTGCGCCCCGGCCGACTCGTCGGCGGCGGCGCCCGGTGCGCCGGAGAACTCCAGCGTTTCGCCGGACGGGCGCTGGGCGGTGTTCATCCGCGACTTCAACCTGTGGGCGAAGGAGCTGGCTACCGGCGCCGAGACGCAGCTGACCCGCGACGGCACCGAGGAGTTCGGCTACGCCACCAACAACGCCGGCTGGGTGCACGGCGACGACCCGGTGCTCACCTGGTCGCCCGACTCGCGGCAGATCGCCACCTTTCAGCACGACGCGCGCGGCACATCCGACATGTACCTGGTGTCGACCAACGTGGGCGAGCCGCGGCTGGAGGCGTGGAAGTACCCGCTTCCCGGCGACAGCGTGATCTTCCGCATCCACCGCGTGATCATCGGCAGGGGGCCGGACGGGCGGCCGCAGGTGGTGCGGCTGAACATGCCGGCGGACCAGCACCGCTCCACCGTGTCGGACCACGTGCAGTGCAGCGGCGGCACCATCTGCGACGTGCAGTGGTATCCCGACGGCTCGCACCTGGCCTTCGTCTCCAGCTCGCGCGACCACAAGACGGCCTGGTTCCGCGTGGCCGACGCGCGCACCGGCGAGGTGCGTACGCTGTTCGAGGAGCGCAGCAGCACGCAGGTGGGCGACGCATCGTTCACCGAGAACCTGTGGCGCGTGCTCCCCGGCTCCAACGAGCTCATCTGGTGGTCGCAGCGCGACGACTGGACGCACCTGTACCTGTACGACCTGGCGACCGGGCGGCTGAAGAACCGCATCACCACTGGCGAGGGGAACGTCGTCGACATCGTGCGGGTGGATGAGCGCACGCGCACCATCTACTTCATGGCGCAGGGCCGGGAGCAGGGGCGCGACCCGTACTTCCAGCACCTGTACCGCGTGGGCTTCGACGGCCGCGGGCTGCGGCTGCTGACCCCGGAGAACGCAAACCACACCGTTTCCGTCTCCCCCGACGGCCGCTACGTGGTCGACACCTACTCCACCCCCGACACGCCGCCCGTCACCGTGCTGCGCGACATGACGGGACGGGTGCTGCAGACGCTGGAGCGCGCCGACATCTCGCGCCTGCTGGCGACCGGGTGGCGTCCGCCCACGCCCATCCGCATGAAGGGCCGCGACGGCACCACGGACATCTACGGGCTGATGTACACGCCGTCGAACCTGGATTCCACGCGCACGTACCCCATCGTCAACCAGATCTATCCCGGCCCCCAGGTGGGCAGCGTAGGCAGCCGCAGCTTCTCGCCCGCGCGTGGCGACAACCAGGC
This window harbors:
- a CDS encoding S9 family peptidase, whose amino-acid sequence is SCDLQAYTCAPADSSAAAPGAPENSSVSPDGRWAVFIRDFNLWAKELATGAETQLTRDGTEEFGYATNNAGWVHGDDPVLTWSPDSRQIATFQHDARGTSDMYLVSTNVGEPRLEAWKYPLPGDSVIFRIHRVIIGRGPDGRPQVVRLNMPADQHRSTVSDHVQCSGGTICDVQWYPDGSHLAFVSSSRDHKTAWFRVADARTGEVRTLFEERSSTQVGDASFTENLWRVLPGSNELIWWSQRDDWTHLYLYDLATGRLKNRITTGEGNVVDIVRVDERTRTIYFMAQGREQGRDPYFQHLYRVGFDGRGLRLLTPENANHTVSVSPDGRYVVDTYSTPDTPPVTVLRDMTGRVLQTLERADISRLLATGWRPPTPIRMKGRDGTTDIYGLMYTPSNLDSTRTYPIVNQIYPGPQVGSVGSRSFSPARGDNQALAELGFIVVQIDGMGTPGRSKQFADAYYGNMNDNTLPDQVAGMRELARRHRFIDIDRVGIWGHSGGGFATAAAMFLHPDFFDVGVSQSGNHENRNYEDDWGERYHGLLVRNGDTDNYTAEANQTHAANLRGKLLLAHGGMDDNVPPTNTLLVADALIKAGKDFDLLIFPNARHGYGADNNYMMRRRWDYFVRHLMGAEPPREYQIGRPRPASD